One genomic region from Sander lucioperca isolate FBNREF2018 chromosome 3, SLUC_FBN_1.2, whole genome shotgun sequence encodes:
- the LOC116065604 gene encoding uncharacterized protein LOC116065604 translates to MERVRERVRRGGERGERGGGQGGGGRGGRGINRGRGRDGGHAGGRGRGRGRGRQEGAQRGPNLTNEIRATLVDHVVNHGLTLREAGLRVQPNLSRYTVASVIRTFRLENRIEGQERQGGRPPMFTEQQEREIVNMVLANNAITLNQLQTNIVNNHASFNDIHQVSTSTLARILKKKHIQMKQIYRVPFERNSERMKRLRHDYAEVCIHFSSVILHTVS, encoded by the exons ATGGAAAGAGTCAGAGAAAGAGTAAGACGAGGAGGAGAACGAGGAGAACGAGGAGGAggacaaggaggaggaggaaggggaggaagaggaatcaacagaggaagaggaagagatggaggccATGCTGGAGGtagaggtagaggaagaggaagaggaagacaagAAGGTGCTCAAAGAGGACCGAATCTGACAAATGAGATCCGCGCAACACTGGTTGACCACGTTGTCAACCACGGCCTGACGCTGAGGGAGGCTGGACTGCGAGTACAGCCAAATCTAAGCCGATACACAGTGGCAAGTGTGATAAGAACATTTCGACTGGAAAATAG gATTGAGGGTCAGGAACGACAAGGGGGAAGGCCTCCTATGTTCACAGAACAGCAAGAGAGGGAGATAGTAAACATGGTTTTGGCCAACAATGCTATAACACTCAATCAGCTCCAAACTAACATTGTCAATAACCACGCCAGTTTCAACGATATCCATCAGGTCTCAACATCAACACTGGCAcgcatcctaaaaaaaaaacatattcaaatgAAGCAAATTTATCGAGTGCCTTTCGAGCGCAATTCCGAAAGGATGAAGCGACTGCGGCATGATTATGCAGAGGTATGTATTCACTTTAGCAGTGTGATCTTGCATACTGTCTCATAA